CGCCAGACGGAGGCACAGTGGTCGTTCGACTACCTGTACGACCACAGCCACCAACAGGAGGTGAGCGGAGGTACAGTGACGATCACAGCCAGAGTCATCGATGGGGCAGTCCTCGTCGCGGCAAAGCTCCATAGCGGCCGTGAAACAGACCTCCGGGACGTCCTGGCAGTAGCACAAGAAATCGATCTCGACGCTGTCACGCCTCACCTTCGGCGAGGGGACGAAGATGCGCTACGGGAGCAGCTTGAGCGTGGACTGGAGATCATAGAGAGCGATGAACTCAAGCACGGGTATCGGAGTGACTTCGGGGCCTCAGCAGTCTCAGAAGAAACGGTCACCGCTCTCCAAGAGTATCTGTCTGCACAGATTAACCACCTGAGCTGAAGCGGTCGGGACCCCCTTGATCGGAAGTGAAGATAGGGTCCTTCAGCGGTGTTTACAGTCAGTCAAAAAATTGGAGGGGCGGTGTCAGTCGACCGTCGCTAACACACGGACATCCGTAGCTGAGTGTCGTTCCCGTTCAGTACGAGCACCATGCTCGCGGAGGAACTCATCAATACGGTCGGCAAGGGACTCCGCGTCCTCTCTATCAACGTGGACGATCAGCGTCGGATGTTCCTCGTCGCTGTTCTCAATCACGAGCGAGACATCCTTGAATTCGTCCGGCTGTCTGTACGCTTCGAACTCATCGGCGACCTGGTCGGCCAGGTCGTCGAGTACCTCAATCGGTTCCTTTGTCATAGATTGTATTTCGGCTTTGGAAGGTTGTGCCATCGCGAGCGCGTGAAGAAAACGTGACGTGACTTTCAGAACCACCTCCATCAGACAAACGCGAACGGAGCCTTCTCACACCGCTGGTTTCCCGAGAAGAAGACCGATCCACGAAGGGACAATGGGTTAGAGTGCTCGCGGATCGCTATCGACGATGCTCGCAAACGCGACGTTCTCCTGAACTTGTTCGATTTCGACTGTTGGCTCGTCGCCGGGTTGAGCGCCGGGAACGATCACGACGTACCCCCGTTCGACTTTCGCAATACCGTCTCCTTGATCACCGACGGTTTCGATTGTCACGTCGCGCACTTCTCCCTCATCAACAGGAGGACCAGATGAATCGTGGCTCGTGCTCCCCTGAGAGGCGGGATGCCGTGGGGCCTGCGGAGATGTTGATTCAGCTTCGGAGGAGGAATCAAGGAGAGCGATGCGGTACGTTTCATCACCGGTCAGCGCCCCGTGCTTGATCTCACTCGGAGGAATCTCGATTACGAAAGTGCCATCCTCCTCCTTAATTTTCGCAGTGAAAAGCGAACACAGGGAGTCTGAGATTTCTACCATAACTGGGTTTGATACTGGATACAATTAATCGGTCTCTTTGAGAAGGAGCGAACTGGATCAGCTGTCCTCAGCTGGTTCTTCCCAAGGAATGTCTCGCTTATGGACTACAGCGAGCTTCGAGTCGTCATCATCTTCTATTGCACTTAGACCACGCTGGACGAGAGTGTGAACCTGTCCAGCAGACTCCGGGAACGAAAATTGGTCATCCTCCGCGTCAGCACGGAGTTCCAGATAATGGAGGTACAACCTGAACCTCGTATCTGCTCCGATTGGCCACCAAATCGTCCCTATCTGCTCATCTACCTGATTGTCCCAATGCTCTATGAGTTCACGGATATCGTCGACGAGCTCCTCCCCAGAGGTGCGAAGGCGGAGGGAGTATTCCCGATCCCGCTCCATCTCTTCGATTATATCCTGAAGGAAAGGCTCAGCCTCCAGGGCGGTAGGTGAGGTCTGATCCGCTTCTAGAAGGTGTTCTAACGCCCGAATTTCTTCACGCCGAGCGGCTACAGCGTATGCGACATTGTACTTATCCTCGGGGAAGATTTCGTGCTGACTCGGTTGCTGTGCCTGAGGGACAGTATCCCCAGTGGATGAGCTAAATAAGGTCTCAAAGAGTCCCATAGGCTTCGTCCGGAGGGCACCCATAAGTACTTCCTGTCATATCAGACGGCAATTCTGGCGGCTGTGAACCGATTCACCTTGCCACTCGAAGAAGAAGCGGATTATCTTTGTATCGACAGACAGCGATGAATATGGTAGCAACACGAGAGAGGGCCCTTAGCGAACGCGAGTTCGAACTACTGTTAGAAGGTGCTGGGCGAATAGATGATACACAACAGAGACTCGAAACACGAGCGGCCATTCTCCTTGGAGGCCGTCTTGGACTTAGACCAGGAGAAACAACGCACTTGTCGAAATCGTGGGTTGACCTAGAGCGGCAGATGATCCAGATTCCCACACAGGAAAACTGTACGAAGGGACGGGATGGTGGCATCTGTGGATACTGCCGGCAGGCGGTGAAACAACGGCTAGATCACAATCCCAATACGGATTTTCAGAGCTTTGCTGAGCGTTATTGGCTCCCGAAAACAGAAGCCGCATCTCGAACAGTTCCGTACCACTTTTCGTATCGGGTTCGAGTCGCGGTTGAATTGTTACTCGACGAACATAGTGGCTGGCCGTATTCGTTCTCGACCTTACAGCGACGTCTAGAAACGGCCCTGAAATTGTCCCCAGAATTGTCTAACGACGCAACCTCATTACATGGATTACGTGCCACAGCAGCGTCGTACCATGCAGGAAGAGGCTTGGATCTTCCCGCACTCCGAGCAATGTTCGGGTGGGAGGACATCACGACCGCACGTCAATATCTAAATGTCGATGGAGCTATGACCCGACGAGCGCTGGACAGTATTCATCAGTAAATCTGAACCCACTGATATTCAGGAACCAGGCGTAGCGCTATTTCAGTGATTACTCCATCGAGCCTACATCTCCAAGATAAGTGTATTTCTCAGCGACCTTCTCGAAGTACGCTTCCGTCATAATTCGAGGATTCGACACCCGATGGAAGTCATCAAGGACGAACTGCATTTCCTCCTCATCCAACCCATATGCGTGGAACACGGCCGCGTCGACTTCGGCTTGTAGTTCACGCCGGGTCTCCATATCCGTCGCTGGCTCAATTCCGCCGAGTCGCTCACGCATCTCAGCAAACTCCTCACCGTAGCAGTTGAGCTTCGCCGCGCGATCAGCGATGTAGTGGAACCAGTCGTCGCCATCAGTGAGTCGGGGGACCTGTGACTCCTCAAACTTGTACTTCGAGGCGTGAGAATCAACCTTTGTCCGCATCAAGAAATCGAACGGAATACTATTGATCAGCCCAAGCGCGACGAAAAGCTCCTTTTCAGTGAAAACACGGTCGTAAGCGCTGTGCATCGGGAATTCCGAAAGATCATCCTTGCTAGGGTTTGCCTCGAATGGTCGAACCGTGTACAGCGTATGGACGACGACTCCACCCGGTGGGATTACAGCCGCAATGAGCGTCCGTTCGTCGGTTGCACGAGCGACTTCACGAAGCACAAGCCGGTACTCAGAACTATGGAGACGGATGTCCTCCAAAGAAAGTTCGGGGCGGTCGAATTCTTCTGTTAGCAACCGATTGACGAACCGCTTCTGCGAACTTGCCGGGAGATGGCGGAACTCAGGGTCATCAGCGAACTTGTTGTAGATAGCCTTCTTCAGGCTGATCGCATCGTCCCGGGCACGGAAGTTCTTCTCTCGAACGCGACGCTTCGCGCTCAGCTCCTCGTTATCCTCATCGACACTCCACAAAGAGATGGGTTTGAGGTCGTCGACGTAGGTCGACTCATAACAGAATTGGTGAATATTCTTTCCCTGATAGACCGGATAATCCCCTTTGGATTCGTCTTCGATGAATCTATCCCGATCTCGTCCTCGATCCAGTTCCTTGTACAAGACCGTTCGCCAAGCACCTTCAATTTCAGTCGCCAATGGTGGTGTCTGGAGAATTTTATCCAGCACTGAGATCTCCTGCTGGTCCTCGATGTTGGGGAAAATTCGAGCTCCAGGAGAATACTCTTTGAGGATTCGCGCTGGAATTTCTAGAGCTACATCGTCAATTGACCGAAGAACATCAACGGAAGTCTGATGAAATATTCCGTGGACAGTATCAGTGCTTCCCTCTGTTCGGAGCGTAACGATACCGAAGTTATACCTAGTGTCTATATCGGAGAAAATGCCGCGGTTTTCAAATCCGATGATACTCTGAATCTCAGACTCTTCCAATGCATGTACTCGCAAATCCTTTCCAGCGGCGGCATTGAAGAACGGACCAGGAAGCAGCTGTGAAACATAACCACCGTCTCTGACGATATCATAGACTCGCTCAAAGAACAGTAGGGACAGGTCGTTCGTCCGTGCAACCTGTTGTCCTTCTACGCTTGGTGTCTGGTACTCGTATTCTCCACTCTGGTTGATATAGGTCGCTTGCCGTTCCTTGTCACGCTGGAACTTCTCCCATTCGGCAGCGATTTCAGGGTTCTCTAAGAGCTCCTCTACCTTCTTGTCCTTTTCACCTGGTGGGCGGCTACGAAACTCAGTATCGTACTTTGGGAAGAAGTCCGTCCGGTATGGCTTCAGCTCATCCCACGGTGGATTCCCAATGATGACATCAAAGCCGCCTTCCCGATAGACTGTCGCGAACTCAAGCACCCAATGAAACGGTGAGGACTCCTCTAATTCCTCAAGAGAAATATCCTCATCGACAAGTTCGTTGAACTGATCGCGGATCTTCTCATTAAGCTCCTCGCTGTGGGTGTCGATTTTTCGTTCAGCCATTTTACGAGCATTCTGCGCTTCACGGGCAGAATCCGCAGCTCGATGGCGGTCCTGTTCCCGGATGACATCCTCATAGAGATCTTTGACTGCAGTTCCGACACCCCAATTCGAGAGTGACGCGTCGCCCGCATCTTCCCGTGCGACTTCTTGGAGCTCAGTAAACCCGATCAGTGAGTTACCCTGACGGATGTTAAAATCAATATTTGGGAGGGGTTCGACCTCGTTCGGTTCGTCCTCGATATCAGCGACCATCGACAGCCACAGGCGTAGTTTACAGATTTCGACTGCCCCGTCCCCAATATCGACTCCATAGAGATTGTGAAGGATGATAGAACGCTTTGCGAAAAGTGAGACCCCTCCATGTCCCTCTTCTATTCTCTCCAATTCTTCACGGCTACGACTCTCCAACTCCCAGCCTTTCCCTTCAGCTTCGAGCCGCTGGAAATACTCAATGCATTGCATCAACTGATCGTCTCGCTATTGGCTGTTTTCGACTTTATCTACGATTGCCGGTGAAATACAAGCTGCTTCTTACAATCTATTCAACAAGTGTATTGACCAGTGCAGTCGAAAGCCACCCTCATATCCATCATTTTCATATGAGTAAAGCAACTTTCAGGTGGTATGACTCTCCAGCAGATCACCGCATCCGATATCGCGGGCTGGGACTCTTTACAGGATATAGCGAACTCCTTTGAAAAACGCGGGCTCAAACCACGCCCGAAACTTGGGGGCGATAACGAACTCGTAGTCCAGCTTGATGATGACGAATTCATCGTCATTGTCAACGCGGGCCCCGGGGAGACTGCCACAGACTTCAAACCGGAAAATCGCTCACGGCATACCAACCTTGTTGCCACCAACGATTTCGAGATCTTCACCTTCATTACCCGAGTCCGAAGCTGGGAGGGGCAGCAGCACGGTCGAATTAAGCATCAAAAGATTTCGTTCTCGAAGGAGCAGTTCACGCGGGACAGCGGAGAGAAGAACACTATTCTCCAGAAGCTGAACTCGATCGAGTACGGTTCCTCTGCTGCGATATACGATACGCTCTACGACACGCAACAGGTCGTCAAGGAGTTCTATGAACAGTTCGAGGAACTCAGGACAGATCTCATTCAAGAGGTTACAGGCATCCCTGACGATCGGGGTGATGCGAAGCAACGATATGTGCAGGTCATTCTTGACCGGATGATATTCCTATACTTCATCCAGGAAAAGCGCCTCCTTGATCGGGACCCGAATTACCTTCACGAACAGCCGAATGAAGTCGTTGACGAGGGTTGTGACCACTACGAAGAGTTCTACGAGCCGCTCTTCTTCGAATACCTCGCAGAAGACAAACAGAACCCTGACTTCGGTAGTCTTCCGTACCTGAACGGTGGCTTGTTCGCAAGGAATCCTGTCGAAGAGGAGTTTGAGGACGCGAAATTAGGTGTCTCTGCCGAGGAAACGAACGGGCTCTTCGACGATATCCTCGACTTCCTCTCCGACTGGAATTGGAACGTAGACGAACGACTCGACATCGTCGATCCCAAGAACCTCTCCCCGGCGATCTTGGGCCACATCTTCGAGCAAACGGTCAATCAGAAGGAGATGGGGGCGTACTACACACCGGAAGAGATCACGGGGTTCATGGCCCGGCGGACGATCCATCCGTATCTGCTCGATCAACTCAACGAGGCTGTGGACGCGGACTATGACGAGATCGACAATGTGTTCGGATTCCCCGTGCCGGAGGCAGATACCAGCACAGAAGCTGTTGCCGATGGCGGAACCATAACTCAGCAAGTTCCAACGGAAAACGTCCAAACCAGCCATGTGGAGACTCTCTACCACGACATTCTGAAGGAAGCGCATATTCTCGATCCCGCCGTAGGAAGTGGCGCCTTCCTGCTCGCCGCACAGGAGGTGCTGATGGACCTATACATGCAATGCATTGAGTATTTCCAGCGGCTCGAAGCTGAAGGGAAAGGCTGGGAGCTAGAATCCAGAACGCGAGAAGAGATAGAGGTAATCGAGTCTGGAAAAGGCTCCTCATCATTGTACGCAAAGCGAACGGCCATCCTCAACAATTTGTACGGAGTCGATATCGACGAAGGTGCTGTTGAGATCTGCAAGCTCAGGCTCTGGTTGTCGATGGTCGCTGATATCGAGGATGAACCGAGCGAGGTGGAGCCACTCCCCAACATCGATTTCAACGTACGACAGGGCAACAGCCTAATCGGTCAACTCGATACGGACATCGAGAGTAACGAAGACGGAGACAGCGATCTCGATTCTTGGGAGGTGAAAACTCGTTTTGAGGATGTGAAAGAGGCTATCGAGAAGCACAAGAAAGCGGAGACCAGTATTGAAGCTCAAGAATGGCGGAAGGAGGCAGAAGACAGAATAGAGGAACACCGGGACAAATTTGACGAAATCCTTCGGCGAGAATTCCAAGACGCTGGCTTTGACGACATAACGATCGAGGAAATTCGGGAGTGGTCCCCCTTCCACTGGCCGTTGGAGTTCGCCGACGTCTTCGAGAAAGGTGGATTCGACGTGTTCATCGGGAACCCACCATGGGACATGCTCTACGCGAATCGCGACGACTTCTTCATCCGCTACGATGAGCAGTTCCGTACCTATCCGTCGGAGGAAAAAGACGGTGTGATGGAAAACCTCCTCTCAAGCCCAGAAGTTGCGTGGGAATGGGAGGACTACAAGGGCTCGATGGAAACTCAGGCAGACTTCTTCACGCAGGGAGACGTCTACAAGCTCCAATCTCCGGTGGTGGGCGGTCGGACGATGCCGACAAAAAATGAACTGTCTGCTCTCTTTCTAGAGCGGGTCTTCAGACTCTCTCGAGACGGCGTGAGGGTGAGTCTGCTCCTCCCGGGAACTATCTTCGGTGGAGTGATGGGGAAAGACCTCCGGACACATCTACTGGATCACACAGACGTAGAGAATCTCATTGGATTCGAAAATAAGGGCATCTTTGAGGCGATTGACGATCGCTATCGATTTGCTGTACTGACGTTTAAATACGGAGGGAGGACGTCAGTACTTCGCGGCATCTTCAACCAGCATAACATGGACATCGTATATCGAATCGAGGAGGAAGCAGTTACTATCCCACGAGAGGTGCTTCTTAGCTACTCGCCTGAGGGGCGGATATTCCCTTCAATCACCTCACAGATGGAAGCAAGCGTCTTAGAGAAAGTGGTTGACCAACCGTCTTTGGGAGAAGGGGTGGAGGGGGCCTGGACAGTAGATATGCTGACGAAGGAATTTGTAGAATCGACTGACAAGGACCGATTACAGAATACACCTGAAGGTGCTGACTACCCAGTTTACGGGGGTAAAAATATCCATCAATTCCAGCACGATAATAGCCTCAATAGTGACTTAGCAGGTCCTGAGTACTGGAGTAAGGGACTCCAGGATCCGCCGAATAGTGCACAATATCGTGTCCGGGAAAAGAAGTTCAATAGAGGCCACCTGAAACGAGCA
Above is a window of Halorussus vallis DNA encoding:
- a CDS encoding nucleotidyltransferase domain-containing protein, encoding MSFNNRSDALIELLEELTKEGHEYVLVGGYAVSAFNARFSTDLDIVVAPDSKADFVEFLEQQGFEETDSHAKKWFYDTEVIEYEKRLTPQQPIGFDLLVNGLGCRQTEAQWSFDYLYDHSHQQEVSGGTVTITARVIDGAVLVAAKLHSGRETDLRDVLAVAQEIDLDAVTPHLRRGDEDALREQLERGLEIIESDELKHGYRSDFGASAVSEETVTALQEYLSAQINHLS
- a CDS encoding TRAM domain-containing protein — encoded protein: MVEISDSLCSLFTAKIKEEDGTFVIEIPPSEIKHGALTGDETYRIALLDSSSEAESTSPQAPRHPASQGSTSHDSSGPPVDEGEVRDVTIETVGDQGDGIAKVERGYVVIVPGAQPGDEPTVEIEQVQENVAFASIVDSDPRAL
- a CDS encoding site-specific integrase — its product is MVATRERALSEREFELLLEGAGRIDDTQQRLETRAAILLGGRLGLRPGETTHLSKSWVDLERQMIQIPTQENCTKGRDGGICGYCRQAVKQRLDHNPNTDFQSFAERYWLPKTEAASRTVPYHFSYRVRVAVELLLDEHSGWPYSFSTLQRRLETALKLSPELSNDATSLHGLRATAASYHAGRGLDLPALRAMFGWEDITTARQYLNVDGAMTRRALDSIHQ
- a CDS encoding Eco57I restriction-modification methylase domain-containing protein gives rise to the protein MQCIEYFQRLEAEGKGWELESRSREELERIEEGHGGVSLFAKRSIILHNLYGVDIGDGAVEICKLRLWLSMVADIEDEPNEVEPLPNIDFNIRQGNSLIGFTELQEVAREDAGDASLSNWGVGTAVKDLYEDVIREQDRHRAADSAREAQNARKMAERKIDTHSEELNEKIRDQFNELVDEDISLEELEESSPFHWVLEFATVYREGGFDVIIGNPPWDELKPYRTDFFPKYDTEFRSRPPGEKDKKVEELLENPEIAAEWEKFQRDKERQATYINQSGEYEYQTPSVEGQQVARTNDLSLLFFERVYDIVRDGGYVSQLLPGPFFNAAAGKDLRVHALEESEIQSIIGFENRGIFSDIDTRYNFGIVTLRTEGSTDTVHGIFHQTSVDVLRSIDDVALEIPARILKEYSPGARIFPNIEDQQEISVLDKILQTPPLATEIEGAWRTVLYKELDRGRDRDRFIEDESKGDYPVYQGKNIHQFCYESTYVDDLKPISLWSVDEDNEELSAKRRVREKNFRARDDAISLKKAIYNKFADDPEFRHLPASSQKRFVNRLLTEEFDRPELSLEDIRLHSSEYRLVLREVARATDERTLIAAVIPPGGVVVHTLYTVRPFEANPSKDDLSEFPMHSAYDRVFTEKELFVALGLINSIPFDFLMRTKVDSHASKYKFEESQVPRLTDGDDWFHYIADRAAKLNCYGEEFAEMRERLGGIEPATDMETRRELQAEVDAAVFHAYGLDEEEMQFVLDDFHRVSNPRIMTEAYFEKVAEKYTYLGDVGSME